A single Haloplasma contractile SSD-17B DNA region contains:
- a CDS encoding DUF4132 domain-containing protein, whose protein sequence is MPNTFYDQLYTKANVSIGRTKKLMLLILDYATVTYHEQQKTLQTLKDYLWDYSSQFDITDVFSGKDYKVLVKLLGSNLAEKFKVIWDQSTNYPYSTGYNRRSFRMKEQTECYLEPNLRKLLSLLEFVKEGYTLETYLQENKEHFSINRVIPDLIAFELDQNNQSIINTIDEMIYSENNHVLLSSVVIKGLLRSHQKANYKKVGDLLLAARLQEGLRQSIVESIDEATIEGFIYMLKVIVNNNLYRYSSVVRALSVWTGLGLEVERPKVIKTTFEMCLDSLENTECINLQLEGSNKMNIYIALWSIGVRNLSLTSQHITEFMNGSKQYKKKVLLYFLSQTGHVAFQYQQAIKFLKDENLEVFNWVIENIYPVETAYQLIHSFPIYKRLGIIPKEQAERHQLYNQLKERIETLPEKELKFTDSGFKWINSKLSVNKIVLRMMFLAGYQLHERLVDDLYLYMNKVSPETREIYVDYFLEKPKNDCQRQFLFNFLKDRSVTVRKKALDLVTTLSLKEDEVQSLEGLLSLKSPEIRTLLIRVLSKQSQKNLNATLSRLVVSKNENKRLAALDMILKAKKYQPDFNHQNYIEKIEQPTEKEKVLINNLIDQEVIEYSSENGFGLYDPNAKVEIPRFEDREMFNFDDIFNTDLDEIKRLFLELYDIIDQNRNYEYTTEYFDGSKHKVILGSSNRIEPINYKHHQEIVLGDLPLNDVFKSYFETNIIPVKTLLEMLFYYRHLPYNGYDPEFKKWLDKIYPAKRLEHMQNFVKDIEYKEHIRTVLEALLKEYPKEEVFSLSREASLYIQKSIKDNLIALEEVQSYYGYLNRASNLFVSDITYWIQSMKTSIYDDSSFKDYFFICYHYYKRIQFAEFELALVDFARAYELGAIPKDEIYKELMDRPHRQKSIYALFTERHIDYRAIHQYPVMHQIEEEVKKRILDIELKRGDLPTKVTPLATNLTTIRGLEYFIAILVGIGKEKFTRGYLYTSMDASKKDLFSYLLKQCFPGKEDNAEKLKDLIKNKKISHTRLLEAAMYAPQWVNVIESYIGWEGLNTAVWYFHAHINEDFSDEKETMVARYSDISPKDFNDGAFDINWFNEAYRELGESRFNSVYKCAKYISGGANHRRSQLFADAVLGKLDLKTIETSIKQKRNKDHVLCYGLIPLQGDTLKRYEFLQEFLKESKQFGAQRRESEAKVVNIALQNLARNAGYNDVNRLIWNMETEKFDDLKKYFNPMTIDDYTLQLDVDGTGMATIHIEKSGKTLKSVPRKLNKNDEVKALKTIQKSLKDQFNRAKHTLETSMENQIKFSGQELLNLSRNPVLFPLIKNLVFKVNGYLGFYQKDTSLDCLGTKVKTSKDNEFVIAHPVDLFESGEWEKFQSYLYEAKIVQPFKQIFRELYTLTEDELEEQTVSRRYAGHQVQPNKALALLKNRLWTANHQEGLQKVFYNENIRVNLYAYADWFSPADIEAPTIEEIEFVDRKTTQPIKLTEISKVIFSEVMRDLDLVVSVAHVGGVDPEATLSTIEMRKAIIRESLRLFKVNNVEITGSHAHVKGELGEYTVHLGSAIVHRQAKAAIHILPVHSSHRGQLFLPYMDDDPKTSEILSKVLLLANDHKIKDPSILNQIKP, encoded by the coding sequence ATGCCTAATACATTTTATGATCAATTATATACAAAAGCAAATGTATCGATTGGAAGAACAAAGAAACTAATGCTTTTAATATTAGACTATGCGACTGTAACGTACCATGAACAACAAAAAACATTACAAACATTAAAGGATTATCTATGGGATTATTCGTCTCAGTTTGATATCACAGATGTGTTTTCGGGTAAAGATTATAAAGTATTGGTAAAATTGCTAGGTTCTAATTTAGCTGAGAAGTTTAAAGTTATATGGGACCAATCGACAAATTATCCGTATTCAACCGGATATAATCGACGTTCTTTTCGAATGAAAGAACAAACTGAGTGTTATCTAGAGCCGAATTTAAGAAAGTTACTCAGTTTACTAGAGTTTGTTAAAGAGGGGTATACACTTGAAACGTATTTACAAGAAAATAAAGAACACTTCAGCATTAATCGTGTCATACCTGACTTAATTGCTTTTGAACTTGATCAAAATAATCAATCAATTATTAATACGATTGATGAAATGATTTATTCAGAGAACAATCATGTCCTATTGTCATCCGTGGTTATTAAAGGTCTTTTAAGAAGCCATCAAAAAGCGAATTATAAAAAAGTTGGTGATTTATTGCTAGCGGCTAGATTACAAGAGGGACTTCGACAGAGTATTGTTGAGAGTATTGATGAGGCAACTATAGAAGGATTTATCTATATGTTAAAGGTGATTGTAAATAACAATTTATACCGGTATAGTTCAGTTGTACGTGCATTGAGTGTTTGGACTGGTCTAGGATTAGAGGTAGAAAGGCCTAAAGTAATAAAAACGACGTTTGAAATGTGTTTAGACAGTTTAGAAAATACAGAGTGCATTAACCTACAGTTAGAAGGTTCTAACAAAATGAATATCTATATTGCTCTATGGTCTATTGGTGTTAGAAATCTGAGTTTAACTTCACAACACATAACTGAATTTATGAACGGTTCTAAACAGTATAAGAAAAAAGTACTATTATATTTTTTATCACAAACCGGCCATGTAGCATTTCAATACCAACAAGCTATAAAGTTTTTAAAAGATGAAAACCTTGAAGTATTTAATTGGGTAATCGAGAATATTTACCCAGTCGAAACGGCTTATCAACTAATTCATTCTTTTCCAATTTACAAAAGACTTGGTATTATACCAAAAGAGCAAGCAGAGCGTCATCAACTCTATAATCAATTAAAAGAACGAATTGAAACCTTACCTGAAAAAGAATTGAAGTTCACAGATAGTGGATTTAAATGGATCAATTCTAAATTATCAGTGAATAAAATTGTGTTAAGAATGATGTTTTTAGCAGGGTACCAATTACATGAAAGATTAGTCGATGACTTATATCTATACATGAATAAAGTGAGCCCTGAAACACGTGAAATTTATGTCGATTATTTTTTAGAAAAACCGAAAAATGATTGTCAACGCCAGTTTTTATTTAACTTTTTGAAAGATCGAAGCGTTACAGTTCGAAAAAAAGCATTAGATTTAGTAACCACGTTATCATTAAAGGAAGATGAGGTTCAATCGTTAGAGGGGCTCTTATCACTTAAATCACCAGAAATACGTACGTTGCTTATTCGTGTGTTATCAAAACAATCCCAAAAGAACCTAAACGCTACGCTTTCACGGCTAGTAGTAAGCAAGAATGAAAATAAACGTTTGGCAGCTCTTGATATGATTCTAAAAGCTAAAAAATATCAACCTGATTTTAACCATCAGAATTATATTGAAAAAATAGAACAACCAACTGAAAAAGAGAAGGTTTTAATCAATAATTTAATCGATCAAGAAGTGATTGAATACAGTAGTGAAAATGGGTTTGGACTGTATGACCCAAATGCTAAAGTTGAGATTCCACGCTTTGAAGACCGAGAGATGTTTAATTTTGATGACATTTTTAATACGGATCTAGATGAAATTAAAAGATTATTTCTAGAACTTTATGATATCATTGATCAAAACCGTAACTACGAATATACAACAGAATACTTTGATGGATCTAAACACAAAGTTATTTTAGGTTCAAGTAATAGAATAGAACCAATCAATTATAAACATCATCAGGAGATTGTTTTAGGTGATCTACCACTTAATGATGTTTTCAAGTCTTATTTTGAAACAAATATAATTCCTGTTAAGACATTATTAGAGATGTTATTTTACTACCGTCATCTGCCATACAATGGATATGATCCTGAATTTAAAAAGTGGTTAGATAAAATCTACCCGGCAAAGCGTCTCGAACATATGCAAAACTTCGTCAAGGACATTGAGTATAAAGAGCATATTCGAACGGTATTAGAAGCATTACTAAAGGAATACCCAAAGGAAGAAGTATTTAGTCTAAGCAGAGAGGCTTCACTTTATATACAAAAAAGTATTAAAGACAACTTAATTGCGCTTGAAGAAGTTCAATCATATTATGGGTATCTTAACAGAGCTAGTAACCTCTTTGTTTCAGACATTACCTACTGGATTCAAAGCATGAAAACAAGTATATATGATGATTCATCGTTCAAAGATTACTTTTTCATTTGTTATCACTATTATAAAAGAATTCAATTTGCTGAGTTTGAATTAGCATTAGTTGATTTTGCTAGAGCTTATGAATTGGGAGCAATACCAAAAGATGAAATCTATAAGGAACTAATGGATAGACCGCATCGACAAAAGTCAATATATGCGCTTTTTACGGAGAGGCACATAGATTATAGAGCAATTCATCAATACCCTGTAATGCATCAGATTGAAGAAGAGGTTAAGAAGCGTATTTTAGATATTGAGTTAAAGCGTGGGGATTTACCGACAAAAGTAACACCACTTGCAACGAATTTAACAACAATTAGAGGTCTAGAATATTTTATAGCCATCTTAGTGGGGATCGGAAAGGAAAAATTCACTAGAGGTTACCTTTATACAAGCATGGATGCTTCTAAAAAAGATTTATTTAGTTATTTATTAAAACAGTGTTTCCCTGGTAAAGAAGATAATGCTGAAAAACTAAAAGACTTAATTAAAAATAAAAAGATTAGTCATACACGTCTCCTTGAAGCTGCAATGTATGCACCTCAATGGGTTAATGTAATTGAGTCTTATATAGGGTGGGAAGGCTTAAATACGGCTGTTTGGTACTTTCATGCGCATATAAATGAAGACTTTTCTGATGAAAAAGAAACAATGGTTGCACGATACTCGGATATTTCACCGAAAGATTTCAATGATGGTGCATTTGATATTAATTGGTTTAATGAGGCTTATCGAGAATTAGGTGAGAGTCGTTTTAATTCGGTCTATAAATGTGCTAAGTATATATCAGGTGGTGCAAATCATAGACGTTCTCAACTATTTGCAGATGCAGTATTAGGAAAACTCGATTTGAAAACAATAGAAACCTCCATTAAGCAAAAACGTAATAAAGATCATGTACTATGTTATGGTCTAATTCCATTACAAGGCGATACACTTAAACGTTATGAATTTCTACAGGAGTTTTTAAAAGAAAGTAAACAGTTCGGAGCACAAAGGCGAGAGAGCGAAGCAAAAGTTGTGAATATTGCGCTTCAAAACTTAGCGCGTAATGCAGGGTACAATGATGTCAATCGTCTAATATGGAATATGGAAACCGAGAAGTTTGATGATCTAAAAAAATACTTTAATCCAATGACAATCGATGATTATACATTGCAATTGGATGTTGATGGTACTGGTATGGCAACCATTCATATTGAGAAATCAGGTAAAACTCTAAAATCTGTTCCTCGTAAACTGAATAAAAATGATGAAGTAAAAGCGCTAAAAACTATACAAAAGTCCTTGAAGGATCAGTTCAACCGTGCGAAGCATACACTTGAAACATCTATGGAGAACCAAATAAAATTTAGTGGTCAAGAGTTACTGAATTTATCACGCAATCCAGTTCTCTTTCCATTAATTAAAAACCTCGTGTTTAAAGTAAACGGGTATTTAGGCTTTTATCAAAAGGATACATCACTAGATTGTTTAGGAACAAAGGTTAAGACAAGTAAAGATAATGAATTCGTGATTGCCCATCCGGTAGATTTATTTGAAAGTGGGGAGTGGGAGAAATTCCAAAGTTATTTATATGAAGCAAAAATTGTACAACCATTTAAACAAATTTTTAGAGAACTTTATACGTTAACAGAGGATGAACTTGAAGAACAAACAGTGTCCAGACGATATGCAGGTCACCAAGTTCAACCGAATAAAGCATTAGCATTACTTAAAAATCGATTATGGACGGCAAATCACCAAGAAGGACTTCAAAAAGTATTTTATAATGAAAATATACGCGTAAACCTTTATGCCTACGCGGATTGGTTTTCACCTGCTGATATAGAAGCCCCTACAATAGAAGAGATTGAGTTTGTCGATCGTAAAACGACTCAACCAATTAAGCTAACAGAAATTTCAAAAGTGATCTTTTCTGAAGTCATGCGAGATCTTGATTTAGTCGTGAGTGTCGCTCATGTAGGCGGAGTTGATCCTGAAGCAACATTATCAACGATTGAAATGCGTAAAGCAATTATTAGAGAATCACTTCGATTATTTAAAGTAAATAATGTCGAAATAACTGGATCCCATGCGCATGTTAAAGGTGAATTAGGTGAATATACCGTTCATTTAGGGAGTGCAATTGTCCATAGACAAGCCAAAGCTGCAATTCATATCTTGCCTGTACATTCAAGCCATCGAGGACAACTATTCCTGCCTTACATGGATGATGATCCAAAAACATCGGAAATCTTATCGAAAGTCCTATTATTAGCAAATGACCATAAAATTAAAGATCCTTCAATTTTAAATCAGATTAAGCCATAA
- a CDS encoding pentapeptide repeat-containing protein yields MIFIIYYCSISSASLEISDCKNLQGANLDGLDLQRALLSGENLESASLIKTNLRSAELERANLSNCNMTKANLMNAWMDDAILKNALLCDALIGDQLIRANLENADLTGSRLYGADFTYANLKGIKLLCKEIEKTKFNGAIYNGDTIFPDNFIPEQHGMKKASK; encoded by the coding sequence ATTATTTTTATTATCTATTATTGCTCTATTTCTAGTGCATCCCTTGAAATAAGCGATTGTAAAAATTTACAAGGGGCAAATTTAGATGGATTAGATCTACAAAGAGCATTATTATCTGGTGAGAATCTAGAGTCTGCTAGTCTTATAAAAACAAATTTGCGTTCAGCAGAACTAGAAAGAGCTAATTTAAGTAATTGTAATATGACGAAAGCAAACCTAATGAATGCTTGGATGGATGACGCTATACTTAAAAATGCTCTATTATGTGATGCGCTGATTGGTGACCAGCTAATAAGAGCTAATTTAGAAAATGCTGATTTAACAGGTTCAAGGTTATATGGTGCTGATTTCACTTATGCTAATTTAAAGGGCATAAAGTTGCTTTGTAAGGAAATAGAAAAAACTAAATTTAATGGTGCAATTTATAACGGGGACACTATATTTCCAGATAACTTTATCCCAGAACAACATGGTATGAAAAAAGCAAGTAAATGA